AACTTGAAATAATAGTATAAAGTTTTTCATGTCAATAACTTACCCTAAAACTCTTTTCCATGGGGACAGATCCATATCCATAGTTACCAATCTGGCCTACAGTAACCATCTCAGCAGAAGAACATGAAGCAGAAGAAAGCCCTAaataaacacacacacaaaaattaatataggatatagtatataatatttaatcaattagttacttttttttttcttgtctcaaaaaggaaaaagaatatACCAGCAGATGAAATGTTGTAAGTAGAATGGTTGGTATGAACATtaatgttttgttgttgttcatgaTGATCAGGTTTCCAATTAGCAGCAGAAATAATAGTATTGTTGTTTGGTGCTCTTTGAATGATGGGAACAACATTAACATCAGAAGTGAACCTTTTCTTCTGTCTTTCTCTAGCTTTGTGATTTTGAAACCAATAAAAGACATTTTTGCCTTCAATCTTACCATACTGTCTTAACCTAGCAGAGATTCTCTGAATCTGTTCTGCACTTGGTGATCTAATTCCATTGTTGTAGTAAAGATCCTTCAATATTCTTATCTGATCTGTTGTTGGTGTCCACCTTGTACTACTTTGTCTGCTTCCCATAATCCCATTGTTTGGTGAATGTTGTTGTGTctgtggttgttgttgttgttgaggctGTTCCATGTTTTTGTTGGACtgaaaacaagaacaaaacaaagagaagaaaacaaaaaataaaataaaagatagaaTAGAGAGGGTAGGTGAGTGTGAAAGAGAGTACTACTGCATGTAATGTATTGTATTGGTaggttatatatataaatataaataatatgaatatgatgatatAGGGCATGCACATGGTACATGGAGTGATAAAGAGAGAAAATCAGAAATGATATCTGGGAGAGAAGGACTGAAGTTGACAGAGAGATGTTCATAAAAAGGGAAGGGACAAAAGAGAGCTTAGAAAGTGACCAGGAATTTACTTGGATCAAAAGGCATTGTATGCCAggtatattgtaaaaaataatgtatttgcatacattgattaaattttaaattagaaaataaaggGTATGTATGTAAATGTACTGTAATGTATCTATGTATGAAATGATATGAAAAAAAGTAGATGTTactgaatgaatgaatgaaatagaATGATGCTAGTGTGATTTGGGAGTTCTCAATAGGTTCTTCTTTTGATGTGGAAATCAGACATGGCCCCTACATGaatatatcatttttcaatAGCTACTAAGATATTGTTGTACTAGAGCAAAAAAAGTGGAGggtaaaaatgtatttttcattAGTATGAATCTCATATGTATGGTATGGGTCCCAATATATATGAACCTTGTTTTCATTAgggttttaaatttattttgttctgCATATTGGTACACATATTCTAAAGTTATATCAGGAAGTATAACTTTTCTAACTGTACTTTTGATGCAGTGGTAGAATTGATGATACTGATGAGCAAAGAAGACTATATATTATGGTTTTGTATGGTACAATTTCTATATATGTGTGACAAAGATTTTGAAT
Above is a genomic segment from Medicago truncatula cultivar Jemalong A17 chromosome 5, MtrunA17r5.0-ANR, whole genome shotgun sequence containing:
- the LOC11430960 gene encoding protein WUSCHEL, whose protein sequence is MEQPQQQQQPQTQQHSPNNGIMGSRQSSTRWTPTTDQIRILKDLYYNNGIRSPSAEQIQRISARLRQYGKIEGKNVFYWFQNHKARERQKKRFTSDVNVVPIIQRAPNNNTIISAANWKPDHHEQQQNINVHTNHSTYNISSAGLSSASCSSAEMVTVGQIGNYGYGSVPMEKSFRECTISAGCSSSQVGSTINPHIGWIGHHVDPYSSAYANLFEKIRPNEEIMEEYDQGQENGSPEIETLPLFPMHGEDIHGGYCNLKSNSSNYGGWYQAEDAGFMYGSRTTSLELSLNSYGCRSPDYAN